Proteins from a genomic interval of Paenibacillus sp. FSL H8-0048:
- a CDS encoding metallophosphoesterase, with protein sequence MDIQTKVHTIFMLVGATECGKSTFAKEVLIPQLKLADSATGLRTNVQYLSSDLIRQEILGYDYDKYDQVMLEASSHTFALLFERLKRVTSWPINAEFVILDTIGLAEDYRSKVRAIAQENQYNLEVILFDYRKREDYYASERSKKLISNHLNRLRREVLPVLSREGYHSIHKVRAKDFLLEGVEGTEDLGEKRPNPDYRVHIQDWEAYAAAVLPQDQEYIVIGDVHECVQELQGLLRSYGYKIEEGKLSAADKLKNTRIILAGDWIDKGKQTREIIEFLYNNQEHFLFVMGNHENFVYKYLRGEIKGTEPELLRTYFDSTQVLRENEELFRQFSVLVERAKPFYRYIGSRGPSFYVTHAPCRNKYIGKLDTNSLRHQRNFRLDRESAYEQQLDFLKEEAEGNHPFHLFGHIAAKQTFRIKNKLHLDTGAVHGNGLTSVLITFKPFYKSHKSRQQQQLPEELPVLFREVSSVSVEELDVESMRRLHYSSKNKVNFISGTMSPADKDELAGELESLRKGVDYFAGRGVSEVVLQPKYMGSRCTVYLSREIEHCYAVSRNGYKVKAVDLTLVYEGLLERFGTYMAEQGIRVLVLDGELLPWKALGEGLIERQFQPIGRALENELAFLREHGFEESLGELIQAYEASGFEQDQHHLTKEALNKSYGAHVYQTYKHVRSIRDAYVELDQRDEAYQVYKQQLELYAGDAELDYKPFAILKEVLESGEERVPEGVTSEQYRFLNDDEILVLDLQEPEAYSRAEEYFATITVERQMEGIVIKPEQEQPGVVPYLKVRNPGYLSIIYGYDYRFPHKYAKLMKQKNIAPKLRTSLAEHRLGKQMLEIKLEDISADNSTYKQIAANLLFEVTKEKEIDPRL encoded by the coding sequence ATGGACATTCAGACGAAGGTACACACGATATTCATGCTGGTGGGAGCGACGGAGTGCGGGAAGTCTACTTTTGCCAAGGAAGTGCTGATCCCCCAGCTTAAGCTTGCGGACAGCGCTACAGGTCTGCGTACCAATGTGCAGTACCTCTCCTCAGACCTCATCCGTCAGGAGATCTTAGGCTATGATTACGATAAATACGACCAGGTCATGCTGGAGGCCAGCTCGCATACGTTCGCGCTGTTGTTCGAGCGGCTGAAGCGGGTGACCTCCTGGCCGATTAATGCGGAGTTTGTCATTCTGGATACGATAGGTCTCGCTGAGGATTACCGCAGCAAGGTGCGGGCGATTGCCCAGGAGAACCAGTATAATCTGGAGGTCATTCTGTTCGATTACCGTAAGCGGGAGGATTATTATGCCTCGGAGCGCTCGAAGAAGCTGATCTCAAATCACCTGAACCGGCTGCGCCGGGAGGTGCTGCCTGTGTTGTCCCGCGAGGGCTATCATAGTATTCATAAGGTGCGCGCGAAGGATTTTCTCTTGGAAGGTGTTGAAGGTACTGAAGATTTAGGGGAAAAGCGGCCGAACCCGGATTATCGGGTGCACATTCAGGATTGGGAGGCGTATGCTGCTGCGGTGCTTCCGCAGGATCAGGAGTACATTGTGATTGGGGACGTACACGAATGTGTTCAGGAGCTGCAAGGCCTGCTGCGCAGCTACGGCTACAAGATCGAGGAAGGGAAGCTAAGCGCTGCGGATAAGCTGAAGAATACACGAATCATCCTGGCGGGCGACTGGATCGATAAGGGCAAGCAGACCCGGGAGATCATAGAGTTCCTGTATAACAATCAGGAGCATTTCCTGTTCGTCATGGGCAACCATGAGAATTTCGTCTACAAGTACCTGCGCGGGGAGATCAAGGGGACTGAGCCGGAGCTGCTTAGGACCTATTTTGACTCTACTCAGGTGTTACGGGAAAATGAAGAGTTGTTCCGTCAGTTCTCCGTGCTGGTGGAGCGAGCGAAGCCCTTTTACCGCTATATCGGGAGTCGGGGGCCTTCCTTCTATGTGACGCATGCCCCTTGCCGCAATAAGTATATCGGGAAGCTGGATACGAATTCGCTGCGCCATCAGCGCAACTTCCGGCTGGACCGTGAGTCTGCGTACGAGCAGCAGCTTGACTTCCTGAAGGAGGAGGCGGAGGGGAATCATCCGTTCCATCTGTTCGGACATATTGCCGCCAAGCAGACGTTCCGCATCAAGAACAAATTACATCTGGATACGGGGGCGGTGCATGGGAACGGGCTGACTTCTGTCCTTATAACCTTCAAGCCGTTCTACAAAAGCCATAAATCCCGCCAGCAGCAGCAATTGCCGGAAGAATTGCCGGTTCTCTTCCGCGAAGTGAGCTCGGTCTCAGTGGAGGAGCTGGATGTGGAGTCCATGCGCAGACTGCATTATTCCTCGAAGAATAAGGTTAACTTCATCTCCGGGACGATGTCGCCTGCGGATAAGGATGAACTAGCAGGCGAGCTGGAGTCACTGCGCAAGGGTGTGGATTATTTTGCCGGACGCGGTGTATCTGAGGTGGTCCTTCAGCCCAAGTATATGGGATCGCGCTGCACGGTGTATCTGTCTCGTGAAATAGAGCATTGTTATGCGGTTAGCCGCAATGGCTATAAGGTCAAGGCTGTAGATCTGACGCTGGTCTATGAAGGGCTGCTGGAGCGGTTCGGAACGTATATGGCGGAGCAGGGTATCCGTGTGCTGGTACTGGACGGGGAGCTTCTGCCCTGGAAGGCGCTGGGAGAAGGGCTGATAGAACGCCAGTTCCAGCCGATAGGGCGGGCGCTGGAGAACGAGCTTGCGTTCCTGAGAGAGCATGGGTTCGAGGAATCGCTCGGTGAACTGATCCAGGCGTATGAAGCCAGCGGGTTCGAGCAAGACCAGCATCATCTGACCAAAGAAGCGCTCAACAAGAGCTACGGCGCGCACGTATACCAGACCTATAAGCATGTGCGCAGCATACGGGATGCCTATGTGGAGCTTGACCAGCGGGACGAGGCGTACCAGGTGTATAAGCAGCAGCTGGAGCTGTATGCGGGGGATGCGGAGCTGGATTATAAGCCTTTTGCCATTCTGAAGGAAGTGCTGGAGAGCGGGGAGGAACGGGTGCCTGAGGGGGTAACCTCGGAGCAGTACCGCTTCCTGAATGACGACGAAATCCTGGTGCTGGACCTGCAGGAGCCGGAGGCTTACAGCCGGGCCGAGGAATATTTCGCTACCATAACAGTTGAACGGCAGATGGAGGGGATCGTGATCAAGCCGGAGCAGGAGCAGCCGGGAGTAGTCCCTTATCTGAAGGTCCGCAATCCCGGGTACCTGTCGATCATCTACGGCTACGATTACCGGTTCCCGCACAAATATGCCAAGCTGATGAAGCAGAAGAATATCGCACCTAAGCTGCGCACTTCCCTGGCTGAGCACCGGCTGGGTAAGCAGATGCTGGAGATTAAGCTGGAGGATATTTCGGCGGACAACAGCACCTACAAGCAGATTGCCGCGAACCTGTTGTTCGAGGTGACGAAGGAGAAGGAGATCGATCCGAGGCTCTAG
- a CDS encoding class I SAM-dependent methyltransferase gives MAIVQLRSTNPQLSFIIRKNPQSGMQLRPVRQGIAYGWYSDETTYNVYFKDADNEVSYKKNDGESFEYLNVSRYNTPLFPLNAVNEFFSTPFKAQAERDAEGFEHSFTIQMIHVERLHYIRFFEQHLKDYTFKLEHQAHKSYSLTITTHKSLYHLLHVVSVLSLFLSIFGDEYIDISDRILEKYIPSLNVMDAPFYIRSLFARNLLKTREQFKRYKAAVEQTDLYPIGLEYGSTAMQRRTFISGVLPFDKPILDIGCGEGFYAIPYAGKIEGAYYAVDINEELLEVVNRKAKAKELDNIVTFRSLEHFLELYNGEQVDVILTEVVEHMSETEAAALIRQIIRHVDFGQLIVTTPNADFNPYYELEGFRHEDHKWEKGQAAFQEWLTATLQGLGVEAEFSLVGDRVGDIRTSQSAIVRRQEG, from the coding sequence ATGGCTATTGTACAACTGAGATCAACGAACCCGCAGCTGAGCTTCATCATCCGCAAGAATCCGCAGAGCGGCATGCAGCTGCGCCCGGTCCGCCAGGGTATCGCCTACGGCTGGTACTCGGATGAGACTACTTATAATGTGTATTTCAAGGACGCTGACAATGAGGTCTCCTATAAAAAGAATGACGGCGAGAGCTTCGAGTACCTGAATGTCTCCCGCTATAACACCCCGCTGTTCCCGCTGAATGCGGTGAATGAGTTCTTCTCAACCCCTTTCAAGGCACAGGCTGAGCGGGATGCGGAAGGGTTTGAGCACTCTTTTACCATCCAGATGATTCATGTCGAGCGCCTGCATTACATCCGGTTCTTCGAGCAGCACCTGAAGGACTACACGTTCAAGCTGGAGCATCAGGCGCATAAGAGCTATTCTCTAACCATTACTACGCATAAAAGCCTATACCACCTCCTGCATGTGGTCAGTGTGCTGTCGTTGTTCTTATCGATCTTCGGGGATGAGTATATCGATATCTCGGACCGGATTCTGGAGAAATATATCCCCAGCCTGAACGTAATGGATGCCCCATTCTATATCCGCAGCCTGTTCGCCCGGAATCTTCTGAAGACCCGGGAGCAGTTCAAGCGGTACAAGGCGGCGGTCGAGCAGACGGATCTGTACCCGATCGGTCTGGAATATGGCAGTACGGCGATGCAGCGGCGGACGTTCATCTCGGGTGTGCTTCCGTTTGATAAGCCTATTCTGGATATCGGCTGCGGCGAAGGCTTCTACGCCATTCCGTATGCCGGGAAGATCGAGGGCGCTTATTATGCGGTGGATATCAACGAGGAGCTGCTGGAGGTCGTGAACCGCAAGGCAAAGGCCAAGGAGCTGGATAACATCGTCACCTTCCGCTCGCTGGAGCATTTCCTGGAGCTCTACAACGGAGAGCAGGTGGATGTCATTCTGACCGAGGTGGTGGAGCATATGAGCGAGACAGAAGCGGCTGCGCTGATCCGGCAGATCATCCGCCATGTGGATTTCGGACAGCTGATTGTGACTACGCCGAATGCGGATTTCAATCCTTATTATGAGCTGGAAGGCTTCCGGCATGAGGATCACAAGTGGGAAAAAGGCCAGGCGGCATTCCAGGAGTGGCTGACGGCCACCCTGCAAGGGCTGGGCGTGGAAGCCGAGTTCTCGCTCGTGGGTGACCGGGTAGGCGACATTCGTACTTCGCAGAGCGCGATTGTGCGCAGACAGGAGGGTTAG
- a CDS encoding nucleotidyltransferase domain-containing protein yields the protein MNSINTLIHEQLKQIEQEEQVTILYACESGSRAWGFPSQDSDYDVRFIYLHKPEWYLSVWDARDVIERPINNMLDLSGWDLRKALKLFHKSNPPLLEWLQSPIQYAEKFSVAEQLRGISPYTFSPKSCMYHYLNMAKGNYRDYLQGEQVKIKKYFYVLRPVLACEWIHRNGEMPPMAFEVLVDRLIPRDSELWQVVQHLLARKKSGEELDLEPQLSAINEYLEEQLQALEKTAAAYMSARTDNRDRQLDALFRDALQEVWGLKLNLEI from the coding sequence ATGAACTCTATAAATACGCTCATCCATGAGCAATTGAAGCAGATTGAACAAGAGGAGCAAGTGACGATCCTCTATGCCTGTGAGTCCGGCAGCCGGGCGTGGGGCTTTCCCTCGCAGGACAGCGATTACGATGTGCGGTTCATCTACCTGCATAAGCCGGAGTGGTACTTATCAGTCTGGGATGCACGGGATGTCATAGAGCGTCCGATTAACAATATGTTAGATTTAAGCGGCTGGGATCTGCGCAAAGCGCTGAAGCTGTTCCATAAATCCAACCCGCCACTGCTGGAGTGGCTGCAATCCCCCATTCAGTATGCTGAGAAGTTCAGTGTGGCGGAGCAGCTTAGGGGGATCTCACCGTACACTTTTTCGCCGAAATCCTGTATGTACCATTACTTGAACATGGCCAAAGGCAACTACCGGGATTATCTGCAAGGGGAGCAGGTCAAGATCAAAAAGTATTTCTACGTGCTGCGCCCGGTGCTGGCCTGTGAATGGATTCACCGCAACGGGGAGATGCCGCCGATGGCATTCGAGGTGCTGGTGGACCGGCTGATTCCAAGGGATAGTGAGCTGTGGCAGGTTGTGCAGCATTTGCTGGCCCGGAAGAAGTCGGGAGAAGAGCTGGACCTGGAGCCGCAGCTGAGTGCGATTAACGAGTATCTTGAGGAGCAGCTGCAAGCGCTGGAGAAGACAGCAGCGGCATACATGAGTGCTAGGACTGACAATCGGGACCGGCAGCTTGATGCCCTGTTCCGGGATGCGTTGCAGGAAGTGTGGGGGCTAAAATTGAACTTGGAAATCTAA
- a CDS encoding helix-turn-helix transcriptional regulator: MAKESFDKEIQFLRMLSLAGGAYSRQQFAERLGISVHTYDKTLRNLKEMVTVLQQDLTAEQGTELSDWLRYNYYESADPLLLFLFRAKSLKETESIRLTLLLTALQSEELTAKELHDGCCDQMPADSPLPDEKTIRGDLKYLEEVGVIVRVNDKRPYRYKAANDLLDQLTDDELLDLFDYVDVIANTQIPSVQGYLLRDNLKKALRIRGMNPETTETHRYKYHYHSRILDEAHLYTIFGAVQQRRRIKFLYLSPKKGMNYTSQNTNPLFARESAGVSDSLLPLRVVYDHQYGRWYLIGYHSRTGIKKLRMDGLTQVEEGEPVEEEEFTQRLQQLKAQLEYSWVTDTNRTVKVAVRFYNPSRSGANFIRERVEAQGQWGVITEESDTTFLYEITVNEIFEIKPWLRSFGSSCEILEPRWLRKQFMEEWKEIKSYYESL; this comes from the coding sequence ATGGCCAAGGAAAGCTTCGATAAAGAAATACAGTTTCTCCGTATGCTGTCACTGGCCGGGGGAGCCTACAGCAGGCAGCAATTCGCCGAGCGGCTTGGCATTTCCGTTCATACCTATGACAAGACGCTGCGCAATCTCAAAGAGATGGTGACCGTCCTGCAGCAGGATCTGACCGCAGAACAAGGCACCGAGCTATCCGATTGGCTCCGCTATAATTACTATGAATCTGCCGATCCGCTGCTCCTGTTCCTGTTCCGGGCGAAATCGCTGAAGGAGACAGAGAGCATCCGGCTAACCCTGCTGTTAACTGCACTTCAGAGCGAAGAGCTGACGGCCAAGGAGCTGCATGACGGCTGCTGTGACCAGATGCCTGCCGACTCGCCGCTGCCGGACGAGAAGACGATCCGGGGGGACCTGAAATACCTGGAGGAGGTCGGCGTGATTGTAAGGGTAAATGACAAGCGTCCCTACCGGTATAAGGCCGCCAATGATCTGCTGGACCAGCTGACGGATGACGAACTGCTCGATCTGTTCGATTATGTAGATGTCATAGCCAATACGCAGATTCCGTCTGTTCAGGGTTACCTGCTGCGTGACAACCTGAAGAAGGCTCTACGGATACGGGGTATGAATCCCGAGACGACAGAGACCCATCGGTACAAATACCATTACCATTCACGGATTCTGGATGAGGCGCATCTCTATACGATCTTCGGGGCAGTTCAGCAGCGCCGCAGGATCAAATTCCTCTATCTGTCACCCAAAAAAGGGATGAACTACACCTCCCAGAACACCAACCCCCTCTTCGCGCGGGAATCGGCGGGTGTCAGCGACAGCCTGCTTCCGCTGCGTGTCGTCTACGATCATCAGTATGGACGCTGGTATCTGATCGGCTATCACAGCCGGACGGGGATCAAGAAGCTGCGGATGGACGGCCTGACCCAGGTTGAAGAGGGCGAGCCTGTAGAAGAAGAGGAATTCACGCAGAGACTTCAGCAATTGAAGGCTCAGCTGGAGTATAGCTGGGTGACGGATACCAACCGTACAGTTAAGGTGGCCGTCCGGTTCTATAACCCTAGCCGGTCCGGCGCCAACTTCATCCGCGAGCGGGTCGAGGCGCAGGGGCAGTGGGGCGTGATTACAGAGGAATCCGATACGACCTTCCTGTACGAGATTACGGTGAATGAGATTTTTGAGATTAAGCCTTGGCTGCGGAGCTTCGGCTCCAGCTGCGAGATTCTGGAGCCCCGCTGGCTGCGCAAGCAGTTCATGGAGGAATGGAAGGAGATTAAGAGCTACTATGAATCCCTTTGA
- a CDS encoding WYL domain-containing protein, translating to MNPFEKIFNFQIISRLEEAGSLALTSQERSWLKTMLGHPAAAEAFSMETLRKLNSLLEPEASIEVGEIIIEKARSKERQVYHPLLRPLRRIIMENQGIQITYAIKHGGERTDLSGFPHKLEYNMYKREWYLQWYSTRQRSLMSTKLRNILSAEPAPIPAHRIDGLKARIARLLDGLRESACIQVIPVYNAELSRILSTFSCFDKSVAFDEATGIYHITVHYMRDDSEFLLSRIRFLGLRVKITQGEQLKQRMLKSAEMAVGRYGEG from the coding sequence ATGAATCCCTTTGAGAAAATATTCAACTTCCAGATCATCTCCCGCCTGGAGGAAGCAGGCTCCCTGGCACTGACCTCGCAGGAGCGATCCTGGCTGAAGACGATGCTGGGGCATCCGGCGGCGGCTGAAGCTTTTTCAATGGAAACCTTACGTAAACTGAATTCCCTGCTGGAGCCTGAAGCATCTATTGAAGTAGGAGAGATTATCATCGAGAAGGCCCGCAGCAAGGAGCGCCAGGTCTATCATCCGCTGCTCCGCCCCCTGCGCCGCATCATCATGGAGAATCAGGGAATTCAGATCACGTATGCGATCAAGCATGGCGGCGAACGGACCGATCTGTCCGGCTTCCCCCACAAGCTGGAGTACAATATGTATAAGCGGGAATGGTATCTGCAGTGGTACAGCACCCGGCAGCGCTCACTCATGTCCACCAAGCTGCGGAACATCTTGTCTGCCGAACCTGCTCCCATCCCCGCCCACCGGATAGATGGCCTCAAGGCCCGGATCGCCCGTCTCCTGGACGGTCTGAGAGAATCGGCCTGCATTCAGGTCATTCCTGTCTACAATGCCGAGCTGTCGCGGATCTTGTCCACCTTCTCCTGCTTCGATAAGTCAGTAGCCTTTGATGAAGCTACGGGGATCTACCACATCACCGTCCACTACATGAGGGACGATAGCGAGTTCCTGCTCTCCCGCATCCGCTTCCTGGGCCTGCGCGTGAAGATCACCCAGGGCGAGCAACTGAAGCAGCGCATGCTGAAGTCGGCGGAGATGGCGGTGGGGCGGTATGGGGAGGGATAA
- a CDS encoding AAA domain-containing protein: MDENKFLILVRKKDRTADIASFTQCGTNIQVTFRNYPTSYNFLASDVIILSNPAAIAITKEQVIFNQEHPLNNVMKVLDFGPRICVFFNNGTKRVYESQNVTIENSGIRTSDALQVMEYWTSISLHLRSSEEQSETKDFLKKQFAKLSFVRPESVLSHYVNGSPVSIDASSEIQPIFPFRYNLSQKTALDQALRSKISIIEGPPGTGKTQTILNILANLAVMQQKKVAVVSGNNAAVQNVRDKLEAEGYSFLTASLGNTKNKKRFFANLPIAEVAGWDSEMPEIELLSKVQELDGRITNLMKLDVEKARLKQQLSAYVLEQKHFENYYADQEIESLKRLSFYRETPERMLEFMKDSHLAVRKDKDTGLLYKFKLFFKHGFTDFKYLREQGADVILNVQRKFYALRIEELSSRIEQIEQELESAFYLPLLDEHQQCSEELFRHKLHKRYFNLPSVKCSVKDYRQSKNFKTFINYYPIVLSTTHSLRNCIPENDLFDYVIIDEASQVDLITGALALSCCKRAIIVGDTKQLPQIVTMEIQQLVGNADSAGIDEAFNYFEHNLLSSMLALYGDNIPKVMLKEHYRCHPQIIQFCNQKYYNGDLITYTAQEEADLPLLIYKTSPGNHLREVTRGEGKGKFNQRELDVIEKEILVGLEEVAVGHTDIGFVTPYRKQVEKAAGQFTDDIESDTIHKYQGREKPIMIMSTVLDQTRSGKTGMKFVNNPCMINVAVSRAQNKFILVTDHALFRKYGNEIGDLTRYMEYSTLDENVVESELVSIFDLMYKEYSIKLHAFRERAKYFNKSRFQSENLMEALLTELLQEPAYSGFTLGNQIPLKNLLRSVDKLTDQERQYIKNCASVDFVIYHKLDMTAALAIEVDGFEFHENKPEQLEKDKMKNNIFKTYGLKLKRFATNESLEEQKIRKLLDDIIQAS, translated from the coding sequence ATGGACGAAAATAAGTTTTTAATACTAGTCAGAAAAAAGGACCGCACTGCAGATATCGCTTCATTTACACAATGCGGTACCAATATTCAAGTTACGTTCCGCAATTATCCAACTTCCTATAACTTTCTTGCAAGTGATGTAATAATCCTCAGCAATCCTGCTGCTATCGCAATTACTAAAGAGCAGGTGATATTTAATCAGGAGCATCCTCTGAATAATGTGATGAAAGTGCTGGATTTTGGGCCTAGAATCTGTGTCTTTTTTAATAATGGAACCAAACGGGTGTATGAATCTCAGAACGTCACGATTGAGAACAGCGGCATTAGGACCTCTGATGCACTACAAGTCATGGAGTATTGGACTTCCATCTCACTTCATCTCAGAAGCTCAGAAGAGCAGTCGGAAACGAAGGACTTTCTGAAAAAGCAGTTTGCCAAACTCAGCTTTGTGCGCCCAGAGAGTGTTTTGAGTCATTATGTTAATGGCTCTCCGGTGAGTATAGATGCTTCTTCTGAAATACAGCCGATCTTTCCTTTTCGTTACAACCTAAGTCAAAAAACAGCATTAGACCAAGCCCTGCGCAGTAAAATTAGTATCATTGAAGGGCCTCCGGGTACAGGTAAAACTCAGACGATTCTCAATATATTAGCTAATTTGGCGGTCATGCAGCAGAAGAAAGTGGCTGTGGTCTCGGGGAATAATGCAGCAGTTCAGAATGTACGCGATAAGCTGGAGGCGGAGGGATATTCATTTTTGACAGCATCGCTGGGGAATACAAAGAACAAAAAACGTTTCTTTGCTAACCTGCCTATTGCGGAGGTTGCGGGCTGGGACAGTGAGATGCCGGAAATAGAGCTTCTCTCTAAAGTACAAGAGCTGGATGGCCGTATCACTAATTTAATGAAGCTGGATGTAGAGAAGGCAAGGTTGAAGCAACAGTTATCTGCGTATGTACTGGAGCAAAAGCATTTTGAGAATTATTATGCTGATCAGGAGATTGAATCTCTCAAGAGGCTGTCATTCTACCGAGAGACCCCGGAGCGGATGCTTGAATTCATGAAGGATAGCCATCTTGCGGTGAGAAAAGATAAAGATACTGGCTTACTGTACAAGTTCAAGCTGTTTTTTAAGCATGGGTTCACTGACTTTAAATACTTGAGAGAACAGGGTGCAGATGTAATTCTGAATGTTCAACGGAAGTTCTATGCCCTGCGTATTGAAGAACTGTCTAGCCGTATTGAACAGATTGAACAAGAGCTTGAGTCCGCGTTCTATTTACCCTTGTTGGATGAACATCAGCAGTGCTCTGAAGAGCTTTTTCGTCATAAACTGCATAAGAGATATTTTAATCTTCCAAGTGTTAAATGTAGTGTGAAAGATTATCGGCAGAGTAAGAATTTTAAAACATTTATCAACTATTATCCAATTGTATTGAGCACAACCCATTCTTTACGTAACTGTATTCCAGAGAATGATTTATTTGACTATGTCATCATTGACGAAGCATCCCAAGTGGACTTGATCACAGGTGCACTTGCTCTATCCTGTTGTAAGCGAGCAATCATAGTTGGTGATACGAAACAATTGCCACAAATTGTGACTATGGAGATCCAGCAACTGGTTGGAAATGCAGATTCCGCTGGCATTGACGAAGCTTTTAATTATTTTGAACATAATCTATTGTCATCTATGCTTGCTTTATACGGTGACAATATTCCTAAAGTGATGCTTAAAGAGCACTACCGCTGTCATCCCCAGATCATTCAGTTCTGCAATCAGAAGTATTATAACGGTGATCTCATCACTTATACGGCTCAAGAAGAGGCGGATCTGCCACTGCTAATTTACAAGACTTCCCCAGGCAATCACTTGCGGGAAGTTACTAGGGGGGAAGGTAAGGGGAAGTTCAACCAGCGGGAACTGGACGTCATTGAAAAAGAGATTCTTGTGGGTTTGGAGGAAGTGGCAGTCGGGCACACAGATATTGGTTTCGTCACACCATACCGGAAACAGGTAGAGAAGGCAGCCGGGCAGTTCACTGATGATATAGAGAGCGACACCATACATAAATATCAAGGCCGTGAAAAACCTATTATGATTATGTCAACCGTGCTGGATCAGACGCGTTCCGGCAAAACTGGTATGAAATTTGTGAATAATCCTTGCATGATTAATGTAGCTGTCTCCCGTGCGCAAAATAAGTTCATTCTGGTAACCGATCATGCCCTGTTTCGGAAATATGGTAACGAAATTGGCGACCTCACACGTTATATGGAATATAGCACATTAGATGAGAATGTGGTGGAGAGCGAACTTGTTTCTATATTTGATCTAATGTATAAGGAATACTCCATTAAGCTTCATGCATTCAGAGAACGAGCGAAGTATTTCAATAAATCCCGGTTCCAATCAGAAAATTTAATGGAGGCATTGCTTACGGAATTGTTGCAAGAACCGGCTTATAGCGGATTTACACTTGGAAATCAGATTCCTCTTAAGAATTTGCTTAGAAGTGTAGATAAATTGACAGATCAGGAGCGGCAATATATCAAAAACTGCGCTTCTGTTGATTTTGTCATTTATCATAAACTGGACATGACAGCGGCACTAGCCATTGAAGTAGACGGATTTGAATTTCATGAAAATAAGCCTGAACAATTAGAAAAGGACAAAATGAAAAATAATATTTTCAAAACCTATGGATTGAAGCTGAAAAGATTTGCAACCAATGAAAGCTTGGAGGAGCAGAAGATCCGGAAGCTGTTGGATGATATTATTCAAGCAAGCTGA
- a CDS encoding DUF6809 family protein codes for MPNILESLYHGSLFPNEDIVSKDPDYRPLNRQITESLEAWRLRLSPDEFTELEALLDLYSQVQGMDMAAAFVSGFKTGTTMMIEVLVEG; via the coding sequence ATGCCCAACATTCTAGAATCGCTATATCATGGCAGTTTATTCCCGAATGAGGATATTGTCTCCAAAGACCCTGATTACCGCCCGCTCAACAGGCAGATTACCGAATCTCTTGAAGCTTGGAGACTGAGGCTGTCACCGGATGAGTTCACGGAGCTGGAGGCATTATTGGATCTGTATTCACAGGTGCAGGGGATGGATATGGCGGCTGCATTTGTATCTGGATTCAAGACCGGGACGACGATGATGATCGAGGTTTTAGTCGAGGGGTAG